The following coding sequences are from one Candidatus Nitrohelix vancouverensis window:
- a CDS encoding YbaB/EbfC family nucleoid-associated protein — MFGKDIGSMFKQAQQMQSKLAEIQEELAQKRVEVSTGGGMVKITANGANEILSVEIDEELINMKDREVLEDLIVGAVNETHRKVKELAQEEMTRLTGGIKIPGLFP; from the coding sequence GATGTTCAAGCAGGCCCAGCAAATGCAAAGCAAGCTGGCCGAAATTCAGGAAGAGCTCGCGCAGAAACGCGTGGAGGTTTCGACCGGCGGCGGCATGGTAAAAATCACTGCCAACGGGGCGAATGAGATTCTTTCCGTGGAAATCGACGAAGAACTGATCAACATGAAAGACCGTGAGGTTCTGGAAGATTTGATCGTCGGCGCGGTGAATGAAACGCATCGCAAAGTTAAAGAGCTGGCCCAGGAAGAAATGACTCGCCTGACCGGCGGCATCAAAATCCCGGGATTATTTCCCTGA